The following proteins come from a genomic window of Ornithinimicrobium cryptoxanthini:
- the murA gene encoding UDP-N-acetylglucosamine 1-carboxyvinyltransferase: protein MAATAWSVTPAGPLRGDVHVRGSKNAATKHMVAAILGDGPSRISNVPQVGDVAITTDILRSLGVGVDYDQDHGVITVEPHDQVTADVPLSFSGLNRIPILLLGPLLHLTGEAFVPLVGGDPIGRRPVDFHIEALTAFGAEIEHREDGIAARATRLRGTRLELPYPSVGATETVLLTAALAEGRTVLRNAATEPEVIELALFLQRMGARIVLSPGRKWTIDGVDRLRGAQVHLEGDRNEAFSYLVAGLVTGGEVRVHGCAQDRLVTAITTLHSMGAQFDITDEYIRATAPEGLRPAAVQTDTHPGFMTDWQTPLVVLFTQADGMSVLHETVYEDRLVYVPALQQMGAEIELFATCLGGESCRFHDTNAVHSAVVKGVSKLRGAHVEVPDVRAGFSSVIAAAIADGPSRIGGIRHLVRGYHRPAEQFAELGLSIEPVD, encoded by the coding sequence ATGGCAGCAACAGCGTGGTCAGTGACACCCGCCGGCCCCCTGCGCGGCGACGTGCACGTGCGCGGCTCCAAGAACGCAGCCACCAAACACATGGTGGCGGCCATCCTGGGCGACGGCCCGAGCAGGATCAGCAACGTGCCGCAGGTCGGTGACGTGGCGATCACGACCGACATCCTGCGCTCCCTGGGCGTGGGCGTGGACTATGACCAGGACCACGGCGTCATCACCGTGGAGCCCCACGACCAGGTGACGGCCGACGTCCCGCTCTCGTTCAGCGGCCTCAACCGCATCCCGATCCTGCTGCTCGGCCCACTCCTGCACCTGACCGGTGAGGCCTTCGTCCCCCTGGTGGGTGGCGATCCCATCGGCCGTCGCCCCGTGGACTTTCACATCGAGGCGCTGACGGCCTTCGGTGCCGAGATCGAGCACCGTGAGGACGGCATCGCCGCCCGCGCCACCCGCCTGCGCGGCACCCGCCTCGAGCTGCCCTATCCCAGCGTCGGCGCGACCGAGACCGTGCTGCTGACCGCCGCCCTGGCCGAGGGCCGCACGGTGCTGCGCAACGCCGCCACCGAGCCGGAGGTCATCGAGCTGGCGCTGTTCCTGCAGCGCATGGGGGCCCGGATCGTCCTGTCTCCCGGCCGCAAGTGGACCATCGACGGCGTCGACCGGCTGCGGGGTGCCCAGGTGCATCTCGAGGGCGACCGCAACGAGGCGTTCAGCTATCTGGTGGCCGGACTGGTCACCGGCGGCGAGGTCCGGGTCCACGGCTGTGCCCAGGACCGGCTCGTCACGGCCATCACGACCCTGCACTCCATGGGTGCGCAGTTCGACATCACCGATGAATACATCCGCGCCACTGCTCCCGAGGGGCTGCGACCGGCCGCCGTGCAGACCGACACCCACCCGGGGTTCATGACCGACTGGCAGACACCCCTCGTCGTCCTGTTCACCCAGGCCGACGGCATGTCGGTCCTGCACGAGACGGTCTATGAGGACCGGTTGGTCTATGTGCCCGCGCTGCAGCAGATGGGCGCCGAGATCGAGTTGTTCGCGACCTGCCTGGGTGGTGAGTCGTGCCGCTTCCACGACACGAACGCCGTCCACTCCGCCGTCGTCAAGGGCGTGTCCAAGCTGCGCGGGGCCCACGTCGAGGTCCCTGATGTGCGAGCCGGCTTCTCATCGGTCATCGCGGCCGCCATCGCCGACGGCCCCTCGCGCATCGGCGGGATCCGTCACCTGGTGCGCGGCTATCACCGCCCGGCAGAGCAGTTCGCCGAGCTCGGTCTGTCCATCGAGCCCGTGGACTAG